From the Desulfosarcina sp. BuS5 genome, one window contains:
- a CDS encoding 30S ribosomal protein S1 translates to MASIEENHLTEQLKQGDQPDAGTMGKDQSTDSDHAIKGDQEETMVDQEETMEDEEETMEGLMSMYEENFKRFADGEVVSGKIISVDKDYALVDIGYKSEGQIRINEFKNDEGQIVAEVGDSVDVMVEWWDDEEERVILSKEKAAKVKVWEAIKKKYESEETIDGVVLSRVKGGFAVDIGVQGFLPGSQADLRPIRNLDEMVGKTFTFKILKYNQKRSNIVLSRRVILEAEREHERTATLESIYEGKVVEGIVKNITEYGVFVDLGGVDGLLHITDISWGRVKHPSELFTVGDTINVKILSFDIEKERVSLGMKQLAEDPWLSAAEKYPVGSRITGKIVSLTDYGAFVELEEGVEGLIHVSEMSWTRKIHHPSKIVNVGEEVEAVVLNIQPKSRRISLGIKQVVPNPWDLISEKYPVGTTIEGKIKNITDFGLFIGIDEGIDGLVHISDISWTKRIKHPSELYKKGDMIYAVVLDIEKENERFSLGIKQMQEDPWESAERRYEVGKEITGTITNVTDFGIFVELEEGIEGLVHVSEIAKEKIKTPVEKFKIGEVITSKVMSINKKERRIALSIKRLAIEDDQELLSEYVNNLRPPTSTFGEILRDNLQEKLNDNQKHEGDGE, encoded by the coding sequence AAACAGGGCGACCAGCCCGATGCAGGCACTATGGGAAAAGATCAAAGTACCGATAGCGATCATGCTATTAAAGGAGACCAGGAAGAAACCATGGTAGACCAGGAAGAAACCATGGAAGATGAGGAAGAAACCATGGAAGGTCTGATGAGCATGTACGAGGAAAACTTCAAACGTTTTGCAGACGGAGAAGTCGTTTCAGGCAAGATTATTTCCGTGGACAAAGATTATGCGCTGGTAGATATCGGATATAAGTCAGAGGGTCAGATACGGATCAATGAATTCAAAAATGACGAGGGTCAGATTGTAGCTGAGGTCGGTGATTCTGTTGATGTAATGGTTGAATGGTGGGATGATGAGGAAGAACGCGTTATCCTTTCCAAGGAAAAAGCGGCCAAAGTGAAAGTTTGGGAAGCCATCAAGAAAAAATATGAAAGCGAAGAAACTATTGATGGCGTTGTTCTAAGCAGGGTTAAAGGCGGCTTTGCAGTTGATATCGGGGTGCAGGGTTTCTTGCCTGGATCACAGGCTGATCTGCGTCCTATTCGCAACCTGGACGAAATGGTAGGAAAGACCTTTACGTTTAAAATTCTAAAATATAATCAAAAACGAAGCAATATTGTCCTGTCAAGACGGGTGATACTGGAAGCAGAGAGAGAACATGAACGTACTGCAACCCTGGAATCGATTTACGAAGGCAAAGTTGTTGAAGGAATAGTAAAAAATATTACCGAATATGGAGTTTTCGTTGACCTTGGCGGTGTTGACGGCCTGCTTCATATAACAGATATTTCATGGGGAAGGGTAAAACATCCTTCAGAGCTATTCACGGTAGGCGATACAATAAATGTAAAAATTTTAAGTTTTGATATCGAAAAAGAGAGAGTCTCTTTAGGTATGAAACAGCTCGCTGAAGACCCATGGCTGTCAGCTGCTGAAAAATATCCGGTAGGATCCCGTATAACCGGCAAGATCGTCAGCTTAACGGACTATGGCGCATTTGTTGAACTTGAAGAAGGCGTAGAGGGACTGATTCATGTTTCCGAGATGTCGTGGACCCGCAAAATACATCATCCTTCAAAAATTGTTAATGTGGGCGAAGAGGTTGAAGCGGTGGTCTTGAATATACAACCTAAAAGCAGGCGCATATCCCTGGGCATAAAGCAGGTTGTCCCTAATCCCTGGGATTTAATAAGTGAAAAATACCCTGTTGGAACTACAATTGAAGGCAAAATCAAGAACATTACGGACTTTGGCCTTTTTATCGGCATTGATGAAGGCATCGACGGGTTGGTTCACATATCTGATATCTCCTGGACAAAGCGTATCAAACACCCTTCTGAACTATATAAAAAAGGAGATATGATATACGCGGTTGTGCTTGATATTGAAAAGGAGAATGAAAGATTCTCTTTAGGTATAAAACAGATGCAGGAAGATCCATGGGAATCTGCCGAAAGACGTTATGAAGTGGGAAAAGAGATAACGGGAACTATAACCAATGTGACGGATTTTGGAATTTTTGTGGAACTTGAAGAAGGTATTGAGGGCCTTGTGCATGTTTCTGAAATCGCTAAAGAAAAAATAAAAACCCCGGTCGAGAAATTCAAGATTGGAGAGGTGATAACCTCAAAAGTAATGAGTATAAATAAAAAAGAAAGAAGGATTGCCCTTTCAATAAAACGGCTTGCGATTGAAGACGACCAGGAGCTTTTGAGCGAATATGTAAACAATTTACGTCCTCCGACATCCACTTTTGGTGAAATTCTTCGCGATAATCTCCAGGAAAAATTGAATGATAACCAGAAGCATGAAGGCGACGGGGAATAG
- a CDS encoding DegT/DnrJ/EryC1/StrS family aminotransferase, producing MKVPLLDLKKQYQTIKGEILESLHELIESQYFILGPHVESLEQNIAAYCRAGFATGVSSGTDALLVSLMAAGIQQGDVVITTPYTFFATVGSIARTGARVLFADIDPDTYNISPKSIEKKLAGLDDSEKASLKAIIPVHLYGQCAEMYEILQISKKYNLLIIEDAAQAIGAEYQGTRAGSIGDMGCFSFFPSKNLGAFGDGGMVTTNSEELHYKLCTLRGHGSDPKYYHKLIGGNFRLDAIQAAVISIKFKYLDKWTAARQENVNRYRELFAEEDLDGMIKLPLEKEKRHIYNQFVISLKKNRDELRQYLQEAGIGTEIYYPVPMHLQECFAYMNYKKGDFPESEYAAEHTLALPVYPELSDDQLEYVVTTIKEFYT from the coding sequence ATGAAAGTACCGCTGCTCGATTTAAAAAAACAGTACCAGACCATTAAGGGTGAAATTCTTGAATCTTTACATGAATTAATTGAAAGTCAGTATTTTATACTCGGGCCACATGTTGAGTCTCTTGAACAAAATATAGCAGCTTATTGCCGGGCCGGATTTGCAACAGGTGTCTCCTCCGGCACAGATGCACTGCTGGTTTCCCTTATGGCTGCTGGTATACAACAAGGAGATGTTGTTATTACAACACCTTATACCTTTTTTGCAACAGTAGGTTCAATAGCTCGTACAGGCGCAAGGGTTTTATTTGCAGATATTGATCCTGATACATATAATATATCCCCAAAAAGTATTGAAAAAAAACTTGCGGGGCTTGACGATTCAGAAAAAGCCTCTTTAAAAGCCATAATCCCTGTTCACCTTTATGGGCAGTGCGCTGAAATGTATGAGATTTTGCAAATCAGCAAAAAATATAATCTTCTAATTATTGAAGATGCTGCCCAGGCCATAGGTGCTGAGTATCAAGGTACCCGTGCAGGGTCTATCGGTGATATGGGATGCTTTTCCTTTTTCCCTTCCAAGAATCTTGGCGCTTTTGGCGACGGGGGGATGGTAACAACAAATTCCGAGGAACTCCATTATAAACTGTGCACACTCAGGGGCCACGGTTCTGATCCTAAATATTATCATAAATTGATAGGAGGAAATTTCAGGCTGGATGCAATTCAGGCTGCGGTAATCTCCATAAAATTCAAATATTTGGATAAATGGACTGCCGCCAGGCAGGAAAACGTAAATAGATACAGAGAGCTTTTTGCGGAAGAGGACTTAGACGGCATGATTAAACTGCCGCTTGAAAAGGAAAAGCGGCATATATACAATCAGTTTGTTATAAGCCTGAAAAAGAACAGAGACGAACTGAGGCAATACCTGCAGGAAGCAGGCATAGGAACAGAAATCTATTATCCTGTCCCCATGCATCTGCAAGAGTGTTTTGCATATATGAATTATAAAAAAGGAGATTTCCCTGAATCAGAATATGCAGCGGAGCATACCCTGGCGCTCCCTGTTTATCCGGAGCTTTCAGATGACCAACTGGAATATGTGGTTACAACCATCAAGGAATTTTATACATAA
- a CDS encoding L-threonylcarbamoyladenylate synthase → MLIKLNTENPPDRLIKKAADILKRGCIISYPTDTYYGIGCDIMNKKAIGRIYQIKQRNKNKPFSFICSGLTNISRYAKVSNYAYKTMKRLLPGPYTFILEGSKMVPKIMLTKRKTAGIRVPDNNICIALIKELGNPIISTSASMPDNTILHDPSLIQDYYGTRLDLVIDGGPVPGQPSSVVSLINDVPEVIRSGLGDVSIFE, encoded by the coding sequence ATGCTTATTAAATTAAATACTGAAAATCCTCCGGATCGATTAATCAAAAAAGCTGCGGATATTCTGAAGAGGGGCTGCATTATCTCTTATCCTACAGATACATATTACGGAATAGGATGCGATATAATGAATAAAAAAGCAATCGGAAGGATATATCAAATAAAGCAGCGCAATAAGAATAAACCCTTTAGTTTTATTTGTTCAGGACTCACAAACATCAGCCGTTACGCAAAAGTCTCTAATTACGCATACAAAACAATGAAGCGTCTTTTGCCGGGCCCTTACACATTTATTCTTGAAGGTTCGAAAATGGTGCCGAAAATCATGCTGACCAAACGTAAGACTGCAGGTATACGAGTTCCGGATAATAATATATGTATCGCCCTGATCAAGGAACTCGGCAATCCCATTATTTCCACAAGCGCGTCTATGCCCGACAATACGATTTTGCACGATCCTTCGCTGATTCAGGATTATTACGGTACAAGACTCGATTTAGTAATAGACGGCGGTCCTGTACCCGGACAGCCATCAAGTGTCGTCTCTTTGATAAATGATGTCCCTGAAGTTATAAGGAGTGGCTTAGGGGATGTTAGTATTTTTGAATAA
- the sppA gene encoding signal peptide peptidase SppA: MFSRRHPYLFFLLIIASIFSVSLIGLSLIFSFAGKDSDYSGLNKLSGEKVGIIEINGVINESKDVLDKLKRLCADNSIKAIVVRINSPGGSVGPAQEIFREIKKTALKKKIVASLGAVAASGGYYVAAGTEGIIANPGTITGSIGVVMGFTNFQELLQKIGLIPVVIKSGSYKDIGSPVRKMTEKERQILQNLSDQIHRQFISAIAEGRKMDLRKVESIADGRIFSGEEARKLGLVDRLGNLEDAIEWAGRMGGIKGKIKSVYIKDKRLPFLQYLTESALNNIFNMVSKRYLYADFMMQPI; the protein is encoded by the coding sequence ATGTTTTCCCGAAGACATCCATATCTATTTTTTTTGCTGATTATTGCATCAATATTCAGCGTTTCATTAATCGGACTTTCCCTTATATTTTCTTTCGCAGGAAAGGATTCTGATTATTCAGGATTAAATAAATTAAGCGGGGAAAAAGTCGGCATTATTGAAATAAACGGCGTTATCAATGAATCGAAGGATGTTCTCGATAAACTTAAACGCCTTTGCGCTGATAATTCAATTAAAGCTATCGTTGTCAGAATAAATTCTCCAGGCGGCAGCGTAGGCCCGGCGCAGGAAATTTTTAGGGAGATTAAAAAGACAGCCCTTAAAAAGAAAATCGTTGCCTCCCTGGGGGCTGTGGCGGCATCAGGTGGATATTATGTAGCTGCAGGGACAGAAGGTATAATTGCTAATCCCGGAACAATAACCGGAAGTATCGGAGTTGTAATGGGATTTACAAATTTTCAGGAACTTTTGCAGAAGATCGGGCTGATCCCTGTAGTAATAAAGAGTGGCAGCTACAAAGACATCGGGTCGCCTGTGCGTAAAATGACTGAAAAAGAAAGACAAATTCTTCAGAATTTATCGGATCAAATCCACAGGCAATTTATCAGCGCAATAGCAGAGGGAAGAAAGATGGATCTGCGGAAAGTCGAATCTATTGCGGATGGGAGGATCTTTTCGGGAGAAGAAGCAAGAAAACTCGGCCTTGTAGATCGGCTCGGCAATCTTGAGGATGCTATTGAGTGGGCGGGTCGAATGGGCGGAATAAAGGGTAAAATAAAAAGCGTTTATATAAAAGATAAACGCCTTCCCTTTTTACAATATCTTACAGAATCTGCTCTTAATAACATTTTCAACATGGTTTCAAAAAGATATTTATACGCGGATTTTATGATGCAGCCGATATAA
- a CDS encoding mannose-1-phosphate guanylyltransferase/mannose-6-phosphate isomerase, translated as MPVLNSERLNTYAILLAGGTGTRLWPVSRALYPKQLVRFIGEDSLVQSTIKRLFPVLNKEKVKIVCGREHYYEIARQMDETGIESGGKVISEPCGRNTAPAILLAAFDVLATEDDAVLLIFPADHVVKDVNEFHNKIKSAIQLAEEGYIVTFGITPHYPETGYGYIEGSESHTFHDDARQIKRFVEKPDRITVEKYLKAGNFFWNSGMFAFKASILIEEFKIHKPALLRTMEGIFHNNKPVTKTDYERLENISIDYAIMEQTDKGVVLPSDFGWSDIGSWKSLYDFLEKDHNNNVIDGDVIALNTKRCFIKGHERLVAVCDLENIAVIETPDSVFVSNLDNSREVKAIVTKLKEKERREYHQHKFVHQPWGIVTNLEQKEGYCVKRLLVYPGKNAEFGNSGITHFTVTKGCMVISYGRNSQACKKGESVMISDKVAVKIINNDSNPLSIIQVEIGY; from the coding sequence ATGCCGGTTCTTAATTCTGAGCGGTTAAACACTTATGCCATTCTGCTTGCGGGTGGTACCGGAACACGTCTATGGCCAGTCTCCAGGGCGCTTTATCCCAAACAACTGGTCAGATTTATAGGTGAAGATTCCCTGGTTCAAAGCACAATAAAAAGGCTCTTCCCTGTATTGAATAAAGAAAAGGTAAAGATAGTCTGCGGCAGGGAGCATTATTATGAAATTGCAAGACAGATGGATGAAACAGGTATAGAGTCTGGTGGAAAAGTTATTTCGGAGCCTTGCGGAAGAAACACGGCGCCTGCGATTTTGCTGGCTGCGTTTGATGTTTTGGCAACAGAAGATGACGCTGTTTTGCTGATTTTTCCGGCCGATCATGTTGTCAAAGATGTCAACGAGTTCCATAATAAGATTAAATCAGCCATACAACTGGCTGAAGAAGGTTATATTGTGACCTTCGGAATAACACCCCATTATCCGGAAACAGGATATGGATATATCGAGGGATCAGAATCGCATACTTTCCATGATGACGCCCGGCAAATCAAAAGGTTTGTTGAAAAACCGGACAGGATAACCGTCGAAAAATATTTAAAAGCAGGTAATTTTTTTTGGAACAGCGGTATGTTTGCCTTTAAAGCATCTATCCTTATTGAAGAATTCAAAATTCATAAACCCGCTCTTTTACGAACAATGGAAGGAATATTCCATAACAATAAGCCGGTCACTAAAACAGATTATGAGCGATTGGAAAATATTTCAATAGATTATGCCATTATGGAGCAGACAGACAAAGGCGTTGTCCTGCCTTCGGATTTCGGATGGAGCGATATAGGATCATGGAAATCACTTTATGATTTCCTTGAAAAAGACCATAATAATAATGTGATAGACGGTGATGTGATCGCACTTAATACTAAAAGATGTTTTATCAAGGGTCATGAAAGGCTTGTTGCTGTCTGTGATCTTGAAAATATTGCTGTAATAGAAACGCCGGATTCTGTATTTGTATCTAATCTTGATAACAGTCGTGAAGTCAAAGCTATTGTAACAAAACTTAAAGAAAAAGAACGTCGGGAATACCACCAGCATAAATTTGTCCATCAGCCATGGGGCATAGTAACCAATCTGGAACAGAAAGAGGGTTATTGCGTAAAAAGGCTTCTTGTTTATCCTGGAAAAAATGCAGAATTTGGTAATTCAGGTATAACGCATTTTACAGTCACTAAAGGCTGCATGGTAATATCTTACGGTCGTAACAGCCAAGCCTGTAAGAAAGGTGAATCTGTTATGATTTCCGATAAAGTTGCTGTAAAAATAATAAATAATGATTCAAATCCACTATCTATTATTCAGGTGGAGATCGGATATTAA
- the dnaE gene encoding DNA polymerase III subunit alpha, which translates to MPENISPFAHLHVHTQYSLLDGAITIDALLGRVKKFGMESVAITDHGTMFGVVEFYEKAIKQGLNPVIGCECYVAPRSLTYKTVEDSKELSHLVLLAKNNEGYRNLCKLASIAQLKGFYYKPRIDKEVLKKYAGGLIGLSACLHGEIPRLIKKNQIEKADEAAIFFSKVFGEDNFYLEVQENGIELQDRVNHALLEMSQRLSLPLVATNDCHYLNREDSKAHEVLLCIQTGHTINDKDRFRFSTDQLYFKSQQEMIASFNDFPGAIEHTIEIANRCNNIEFDFKTYHFPKFDPSSEQTVDEIFEQKVKDGYNQRWKIISKKNPGIDKTVYDQRLEYEISIINDMEFPGYFLIVADFINYAKNNNIPIGPGRGSAAGSLVAYSMGITDLDPLEYGLIFERFLNPARKSMPDIDVDICINGREKVFQYVVEKYGGGDYVAQIITFGKLKTRAVIRDVGRALGIPLREVDSIAKMVPDVLNISLNDALEQEPNITALAESQSEINDLIQICRVLEGLTRHASTHAAGVVIADKPLVEYLPLYKGKKGEVVTQFSMKYVEKIGLVKFDFLGLRNLTVIADTISLVEQQGKTAPDVLNLDLEDQDTYRLLSSGETKGVFQLESSGMRDLLVRLRPECFEDIIALVALYRPGPLESGMVDDFVERKHGRKSVEYLLPQLEPILKETYGVIVYQEQVMKIAGVLADYSMSEADDLRKAMGKKIPEILAKHRDRFLKGAGKNGIDPGKAGMLFDLIEKFGGYGFNKSHSAAYALIAFQTAFLKAHYPVELMAAILTSEMHNIVHVVKYIDECRSQGIKVLPPDINESNRDFIIKDGKIRFGLVAVKNVGEGAIESICKTREQGPFTSIFDLCERVALKKVNKRVLESLINCGTFDSTGDSRSSMTAALEDAIEYGQRVQKEKADRQMSLFDMGDQAGKAINRPKLPKIEEWDEKQLLKLEKEALGFYISGHPLSKYQEIIDKFTDADAVSIKEKKEGSAVRIGGIISKIKTIKTKKGDLMAFIATEDMFGSIEITVFSSVYLKACDLLVVDVPVLVQGQVEKDENSIKILADTIIPMEQAEETWTASIHFKLQLEGTEKSLLVKLRDIFKRYPGTCNGFIHLLDDKKTDTIFSISDQLKLKACKALTREVNLLTGYDSVKTTCSPAGLLSQNNDYRGKTQKRRYHNAGS; encoded by the coding sequence ATGCCGGAAAACATATCACCCTTTGCCCATCTTCATGTTCATACACAATACAGTCTTCTGGACGGCGCCATTACCATTGATGCCCTGTTAGGCCGCGTCAAAAAGTTTGGAATGGAGTCTGTTGCGATAACAGACCACGGGACCATGTTCGGAGTTGTCGAGTTCTATGAAAAAGCAATAAAACAAGGGCTTAACCCTGTTATAGGATGTGAATGTTATGTTGCGCCAAGATCCCTGACATATAAAACCGTGGAAGACAGCAAGGAGCTTTCGCATCTGGTTCTGCTTGCCAAAAATAACGAAGGTTATAGAAATCTGTGCAAACTTGCTTCTATAGCCCAGCTTAAAGGGTTTTACTATAAACCCCGTATAGACAAGGAGGTTTTGAAAAAGTACGCTGGCGGCCTGATCGGGCTCTCTGCTTGTCTTCACGGTGAGATTCCCAGATTGATCAAGAAAAATCAAATAGAAAAGGCAGACGAAGCCGCTATTTTTTTCAGCAAAGTCTTTGGTGAAGACAATTTTTATCTTGAAGTACAGGAAAACGGCATTGAGCTTCAGGATAGAGTCAATCATGCTCTGCTGGAGATGAGCCAAAGGCTTTCCTTGCCATTAGTCGCCACAAATGACTGCCATTATCTCAACAGGGAAGATTCAAAAGCACATGAAGTCCTTTTATGCATTCAAACAGGACATACAATAAACGATAAAGACAGATTCCGCTTTAGTACTGATCAGCTCTACTTTAAATCTCAACAGGAAATGATTGCTTCTTTTAATGATTTTCCAGGCGCTATTGAACATACCATTGAAATCGCAAATAGATGCAATAATATAGAATTTGATTTTAAAACATACCATTTCCCAAAATTCGACCCTTCTTCAGAGCAGACTGTAGATGAAATTTTTGAGCAAAAGGTAAAAGACGGCTATAATCAGCGCTGGAAAATAATTTCAAAAAAAAATCCTGGCATTGATAAAACAGTTTATGATCAAAGACTCGAATATGAAATCTCGATTATCAATGATATGGAATTCCCGGGATATTTTTTGATTGTCGCAGATTTTATAAATTATGCAAAAAACAATAATATTCCCATAGGACCGGGGAGGGGGTCAGCCGCAGGAAGCCTGGTTGCCTATTCCATGGGAATCACAGACCTGGATCCATTGGAATACGGCCTTATATTTGAGCGTTTCCTTAATCCTGCCCGCAAAAGCATGCCGGATATAGATGTTGATATCTGCATTAACGGCCGGGAAAAAGTTTTTCAATATGTTGTCGAAAAATACGGCGGCGGTGACTATGTCGCTCAAATCATTACTTTTGGCAAGCTGAAAACCAGAGCCGTAATCAGGGATGTCGGTCGTGCCCTTGGCATACCATTGCGAGAAGTCGACTCAATTGCAAAAATGGTTCCGGATGTCTTGAATATAAGTCTGAACGATGCCCTGGAACAGGAACCCAACATTACAGCACTCGCCGAAAGTCAATCTGAAATAAACGATCTCATACAGATCTGCCGCGTACTTGAAGGGCTGACCAGACATGCATCAACCCATGCCGCAGGAGTTGTTATAGCAGATAAGCCGCTGGTTGAATATCTTCCTCTTTATAAAGGGAAAAAGGGCGAGGTCGTAACCCAGTTCAGTATGAAGTATGTTGAAAAAATCGGGCTTGTTAAGTTTGATTTTTTAGGACTTAGAAACCTCACCGTAATTGCAGATACGATTTCTTTGGTTGAGCAGCAGGGAAAAACAGCTCCTGATGTCTTGAACCTTGATCTCGAAGATCAGGATACATATCGTCTGCTCTCATCCGGCGAGACCAAAGGGGTCTTTCAACTGGAAAGCTCCGGCATGAGAGATCTTCTTGTCAGACTGAGGCCTGAGTGTTTTGAGGATATTATCGCGCTTGTCGCTCTTTATCGACCGGGTCCTCTTGAAAGCGGCATGGTGGATGATTTTGTGGAAAGAAAGCACGGCAGAAAATCCGTTGAATATCTTCTTCCACAACTGGAGCCTATTCTAAAAGAGACCTATGGGGTAATAGTCTATCAGGAACAGGTCATGAAAATTGCCGGCGTTTTGGCTGATTATTCAATGTCCGAGGCTGATGATCTCAGAAAAGCCATGGGAAAAAAGATTCCTGAAATTCTGGCCAAGCATAGAGACCGCTTCCTGAAAGGGGCAGGGAAGAACGGTATAGATCCCGGCAAGGCCGGCATGCTTTTTGACTTAATTGAAAAATTCGGAGGCTACGGATTTAATAAATCCCATAGCGCAGCTTATGCTCTAATTGCATTTCAGACCGCCTTTCTGAAAGCTCACTATCCGGTGGAACTGATGGCGGCCATACTCACCAGCGAAATGCACAATATTGTTCATGTTGTAAAATATATTGATGAATGCCGCAGTCAGGGAATTAAAGTGCTGCCGCCGGATATCAATGAAAGCAATCGTGACTTTATAATAAAAGATGGTAAAATTCGGTTTGGACTTGTAGCAGTAAAAAATGTCGGCGAAGGAGCAATCGAATCCATTTGCAAAACACGCGAACAAGGACCATTTACCTCAATTTTTGATTTATGTGAACGGGTTGCCTTAAAAAAGGTTAACAAAAGGGTCCTGGAAAGTCTTATTAACTGCGGAACTTTTGATTCCACGGGAGATTCCCGCAGTAGCATGACTGCTGCCCTGGAAGATGCTATCGAGTACGGTCAGCGAGTACAAAAAGAAAAAGCCGATCGCCAGATGAGCCTGTTTGATATGGGCGATCAGGCGGGCAAGGCCATTAACCGGCCCAAACTCCCAAAAATAGAAGAATGGGATGAGAAACAGCTTTTAAAGCTTGAAAAAGAAGCTTTAGGTTTTTATATATCGGGCCATCCTTTATCCAAATACCAGGAAATTATAGACAAATTTACAGATGCAGATGCGGTTTCGATTAAGGAAAAAAAAGAAGGTTCTGCTGTCAGGATAGGCGGAATAATATCTAAAATCAAAACCATAAAAACAAAAAAAGGCGACTTGATGGCATTTATAGCAACGGAAGATATGTTCGGTTCAATTGAAATAACCGTTTTTTCGTCAGTTTATTTAAAAGCATGCGATCTTTTAGTTGTTGATGTGCCAGTCCTGGTTCAGGGGCAGGTAGAAAAGGATGAAAACAGCATAAAAATTCTTGCTGACACAATTATACCGATGGAGCAGGCCGAGGAAACATGGACAGCAAGCATTCATTTTAAGTTGCAGCTCGAAGGGACTGAAAAAAGTCTTCTTGTCAAACTCAGGGACATTTTTAAAAGATATCCCGGCACATGCAATGGTTTCATACATCTTCTTGATGATAAAAAAACCGATACTATTTTTTCCATCTCCGATCAGTTAAAATTAAAGGCCTGCAAAGCATTAACCCGGGAGGTTAATCTGCTGACAGGATATGATTCTGTTAAAACCACGTGCAGCCCTGCCGGATTACTCTCTCAAAATAATGACTACCGAGGGAAGACTCAAAAAAGGAGATATCATAATGCCGGTTCTTAA
- the guaB gene encoding IMP dehydrogenase, translated as MLKIPPEEAYSFDDVLLIPNYSDLLPKDVNVSTRLTTNISLNIPVVSAAMDTVSEARTCITLAREGGVGFIHRNMSIKSQVNEVNKVKKSESGMIVDPVTIRPDQTVGEILTIMKRYKISGVPVTKGTQLVGIVTNRDLRFETDFLKKASEIMTKDNLVTVPEGISLDNSKQLLHKHKIEKLLVVNKNGHLTGMITIKDIEKIKKYPNACKDSLGRLRAGAAIGVGEDMEKRAEALLRANADVILIDTSHGHSKNVINSVMKLKDSFPEMELIAGNVGTAKGAEDLIKAGVNGVKIGIGPGSICTTRIVAGIGVPQLTAIMNCRSISSKTGIPLIADGGIKYSGDITKAIGAGAHTVMIGGLFAGTDESPGEMVRYQGRSYKVYRGMGSLEAMQKGSKDRYYQRDIVENDKLVPEGIVGRVPYTGPLSANILQLMGGLKAGMGYVGCRTLEELREKARFIKISSAGLRESHVHDVIITKEAPNYRLD; from the coding sequence ATGTTAAAAATTCCGCCAGAGGAAGCCTATTCTTTTGATGATGTTTTACTGATTCCGAACTATTCGGATCTACTTCCCAAAGATGTTAATGTAAGTACAAGATTAACCACTAATATTTCGTTAAATATACCAGTTGTCAGCGCTGCAATGGATACGGTGTCTGAAGCACGGACCTGCATTACTCTCGCGCGTGAGGGGGGGGTCGGTTTTATACATCGTAACATGAGCATAAAAAGCCAGGTCAACGAGGTTAATAAGGTTAAAAAATCAGAAAGCGGCATGATTGTTGATCCTGTTACTATTCGTCCTGATCAGACAGTCGGTGAAATTCTGACCATTATGAAGCGCTATAAAATCTCCGGAGTACCGGTAACAAAGGGTACGCAGCTTGTAGGAATTGTTACAAACAGGGATCTGAGGTTTGAAACCGATTTTTTAAAAAAAGCATCTGAAATTATGACCAAAGATAATCTCGTTACAGTACCGGAGGGAATATCTCTTGATAACTCAAAACAATTACTACATAAGCACAAAATAGAAAAGCTTTTGGTAGTCAATAAAAACGGTCACCTGACAGGAATGATAACGATTAAAGATATAGAAAAGATAAAAAAATATCCCAATGCATGCAAAGACTCTTTGGGAAGGCTGCGCGCAGGTGCTGCCATAGGTGTGGGTGAGGATATGGAAAAACGGGCAGAAGCTCTTTTGCGGGCAAATGCCGACGTTATTTTAATCGATACTTCACACGGTCATTCCAAAAATGTTATTAATTCTGTTATGAAATTAAAAGACTCTTTTCCGGAAATGGAATTGATTGCAGGAAATGTCGGCACTGCAAAAGGTGCGGAAGACCTGATTAAAGCGGGTGTCAATGGTGTAAAAATAGGCATTGGGCCGGGATCGATCTGCACGACCCGCATTGTTGCAGGTATAGGTGTGCCCCAGCTAACCGCAATCATGAACTGCAGATCCATATCCTCCAAAACAGGAATTCCGTTAATAGCAGATGGAGGTATCAAGTATTCAGGAGATATCACAAAGGCAATCGGAGCAGGCGCCCATACTGTCATGATAGGCGGGCTGTTCGCAGGGACGGATGAGAGCCCGGGGGAAATGGTTCGTTACCAGGGCAGAAGCTACAAAGTTTACAGGGGTATGGGTTCTTTGGAAGCAATGCAAAAAGGGAGCAAGGACAGGTATTATCAAAGAGATATAGTCGAAAATGACAAACTTGTACCTGAAGGTATAGTCGGTAGAGTTCCATACACAGGGCCTCTTTCGGCAAACATTTTACAACTTATGGGCGGATTAAAAGCAGGTATGGGTTATGTCGGCTGTCGAACTCTTGAAGAATTAAGAGAAAAAGCAAGATTCATCAAGATAAGTTCTGCCGGCTTGCGCGAAAGTCATGTCCACGATGTCATTATCACCAAAGAAGCTCCTAACTATCGCCTGGATTGA